Part of the Halomarina litorea genome is shown below.
TCCGCCTCTCGTTCATCGTCCCGTCGGTGGCGTCGATACGGCCCATCGTCGCCGACCTCCGGGCCTGCTGTGAGTGCGTCCGGGTGCAACGGCTCACCCGGTCGACCGACGGCGACGACCGCAGACTGGTCGTCGTGGACCGCTCGGCGTTCACCGAGCGCCAGTACGAGGTGTTCCGGACCGCCCACGAGATGGGGTACTTCGACCGGCCTCGGGGGGCAACCGCCACCGACGTCGCGGCGGCACTCGACATCGCGGTGGCGACGTTCGGCGAACACCTCGCGACGGCGCAGGCGAAGCTCCTCGACCAGTTTCTCGACGAGGGGACGCCGGACGACGCGCCGCGGGAGGCGTGACCCCACTTATAGACCCACAGGAGCTAGCGACAGGGGGTATGCCGCGCTCGCCCGGAGTCCCACTCGAGAATGGCAGAGTCCATCTACCGAGAGATTGGCGGTCGTGAGGCGGTCGAAGCCGTCGTCGACGACTTCTACGACCGGGTGCTGTCGGACGACGACCTCGTCGGCTACTTCGAGGGGTACGACATGCAGGAACTCCGCGCCCACCAGGTGCAGTTCGTCAGTTCCGTCGCCGGCGGTCCCGCCGACTACTCCGGCCAGGACATGCGCGAGGCGCACGACCACCTCGACATCGCGGAGGCGGACTTCGACGCCGTCGCGACGTACCTCGAAGGGGCACTCCGTGACAACGGCGTCGGGGAGGAGAACGTCGATGCCATCATGACGGAGGTGGCCGCGCTGAAGGCCCCCGTCCTCGACCGGTAGGGCTACTCCGCTCGCTCGCCGGGGTCCTGCTGTGGGACCTGGTCGGTCGCGTCGGCGTCGCCGTCGTGCCCGACGAGGCCGCTGTTCCCCGCCGAGAGCCCCATCGACCGGAGGCGTTCCGGGGAGAGTTCCCGGGCCGACTGGTCGCCGTTGACGGTCACCCCGCTGGTGACGATGGACTGGACGCCCTCCTCGACGGTCATGTCGATGTCGACGACCCGGGAGCGGTCGACGTGGAGGACGTACCCACCCATCACCGGGTTCGGGGCCATCGGCATGAACAGCGTCACCATGTCCGGGTGACCCGCCGCCTGTTCGACGTTGCTCGGCGTGTCGGCCGTGACGAACGCGATGGTATACGACCCCTTGGTGGGGAACTCGACGAGTTTCACGTCCTGAAAGCTGTCCACGTCGCTCTCGACGACCACCTCGCTCATCTGGCGGAACCCGGAGTAGATGGAACCGACGGCGGGGATGCGCTCCATCCCCTCGTGGAACACGTCGGCGAACCTGCCGTTCGTGGGTTCGGTGTTGGCGACGACGCCGACGACCAGCGTCGCCCCGAACACCACGACGATGGCGGCAACCTTCACGAACGCCCGGTCGACCTGCGTGTCGGCCTTGACAAACCCGAGCGACGTCGCGAGGACGTTCACCATCGGGTCCATCGTCTTCGAGACGAAGTTGACGATGGCCGCGAGGACGACCACCGTCACCAGAATCGGGATGACCAGCGCCGCGCCCGTGACCATCCAGTCCCGGACGCGCTGGCGCATCCCCTTCCGTAACTCCACAGTCCCGACATCACCGTCGTCCAGCCCCATGTACGTCGTATTCCAGTGCACAGACTAAAAGTCGTAGGGCCTGCAATCGGGGTTCCACACCCCGGTGGAATTATATTCGAGCGACGGAATACGTATCCTAGTGAGCGTCAACGTCGAGTCCCGCGTCGTCGCCCCCGGCCACGACGCCTACGTGGACGAAGCCTGGGACCTGAAAGAGCGCATTCGCACGGGGGAGGGGGTCCTCAAGCAGCGACGCGGGTTCTTCACCGACGCCTACCGCCGCTCGACGGTCTACTGCTACGTCTGCGAGGACGAACTGGTCGCGTTCGCCGCCACCCGTCGCGACGGCTACATCCTCTTTCTCGCCGTCACCCCCGAGTACCGCGGCAGCGGCTACGGGAAACGCCTCGTGGCCACCGTCGCCGACAACCACTCCTCGGTGACCTGCCACGCCCGGACCACGAACCACAACGCCCTCGACTTCTACGAACACCTCGGCTTCGAGGTCAAGCGCCGCGTCAACGGCTACTACGAGGACGGCGGCGACGCCTACTACCTCAGCCTCGGCGAGGCCGGCTTCCGCGACAAGCTCTCGCGGTTCATGGGCTTCTAGAACGCACCGTTTTCCTCGTCGGGAGTTGAGCGCGAGCCCCTCGGTTTCGAGCGCACCCGAGAGGCTCTTGAAGACGTAGTCGGGCCGGGCGTACCCCTCGGCGTCCGCGAGTGCGACGGTGTGCATCTCGAGGAGGGACGCCGCTGGCGCCGATGAGGGTGCCGAGGGTCAGAACAGGCCGCGGAGCGACGCGGCGAGGTCGGCGAAGAAGTGCTCGATGCCGCCCGTGTCCGCCGTCGGGTCGGTGCCGATGTCGTCCTCGTGGGCGTCGTCGTACCCGTCGCCGTCGGTGTCAGTCACGGCGAGGTCCGTGTCGAGGCCGTCCTCGATGCCGTCCGGGAGGCCGTCGCCGTCCGTGTCCACGCGCAGTGGGTCGCTCCCCCGCGTGGTCTCGTTACCGTCCGAGAGGCCGTCACCGTCCGTGTCGTCCGCCAGCGGGTCCGTCGGACCGTCGCGCTCGGTACCGTCGTCGAGGCCGTCGCCGTCCGTGTCCGTCTCCGTCGGGTCAGTGCCGACGTCCACCTCGCGGCCGTCGTCGAGGCCGTCGCCGTCCGTGTCCACGCGCAGTGGGTCGCTCCCGATGTCGACCTCCTCGCCGTCGGGCAGGCCGTCGCCGTCCGTGTCCGCGACGACGGGGTCCGTCCCGCGGTCGAGTTCCGCTCCGTCGTCCAGACCGTCACCGTCCGTGTCCGCGCGGGTCGTACTGGTCGGGCCGGCGGACTCCGCGGCGTCGTCGAGGCCGTCGTCGTCCGTGTCCGCCGCGGTCGGGTCGGTGCCGACGTCCGCCTCGAACGCGTCGTCCAGACCGTCGCCGTCCGTGTCGGTCTTCCTTGGGTTGCTCCCCCGGTCGACCTCGTCGCCGTCCGGGAGGCCGTCACCGTCCGTGTCCGGCGTGAGCGGGTCCAGTTCCATCCGGACTTCGCTCCCGTCGTTCAGCCCGTCGCCGTCCGTATCGTTCGAGGTGGGGTCGGTCCCGCGGTCGTACTCGTCGCGGTCGGTGAGCGTGTCGTCGTCCGTGTCGCCGACGAGCGGGTCGCTCCCGATCTCGACCTCGGTGCCGTCGCTCAGGTCGTCGCCGTCCGTGTCGGGCGTCAGTGCGTCGGTCCCGAGGGCGCGCTCCTCGGTGTCGGGGAGGCCGTCGCTGTCGCTGTCCGCGACGACGGTCGAGGTGAACAGCGAGCGGTCGTCGGGGACGGGCGGGGCGTCGCTCCCGTCGACGTACCGGTCCAGCCACGGGCCGAAGGAGTCCCCGCCCACGTCGACGACGATGCCGCGGAAGGCGTCGTAGGTGAGCACCTCGTCGTGGGTGTTCATCCGGTAGAAGACGTCCTGGAAGGAGGCCTCGCCCCCGGTCTCCTCGCGGAGGCGGGCGTCGAGCGCCGCGACGACGCGACGACCCTTGGTGTACTTCGTGTGCCAGTCCGCCCACGTGTCCGGGTCGGTGAGCGTCGCGCCCGCGTCCCGGTCGGTCGTCACGCGTCGGTGGAACTCCGCGTACGAGATGTCACCGTTGTGGAGGCCGATGAGGTACTCGTAGTAGTCGGCGCTCCCCTCGACGACCCAGCCCATCTCGCCGGTGTGGGCGAACGCCTGGCGCGTGTGGACGTACTCGTGGACGGTGACCAGTTTCCAGACGCCGGCCTCGACGGTGACGTCGTGTTCGCCGCCGGTCGGGTTCCCGCTCGCCCAGCCCGCGTACCGGGGGATGGAGGGGACGTAGAAGAGGTTCACCCGGTCGTCGCGGGCTCCGACGGCCAGCCCCTCGTTGGCGGCGTGCAGGACGTCGAACAGTTCGTCGGTCCCGTGTCGCATACCGGCCTCGTCCGAGACGACGACGCGGAACTCCTGGTCGGTCGACCGGTCGCTCGTCTCGGTGGTCTCCCCGAGCAGTGCCATCGTCGACCCGACGGTCCCGGACTGGTTCGGGCCGAGCGCTACCTGTGCGTCGTAGTCGGGGGCGCTCCCCCAGTAAGACCAGCTGAGGTAGCCGCTGACGTCCCAGCGGTCGACGAGCATCCAGTCGGGGCCGGAGGGGACGTCCGGGTCGCTCCCCAGGTCGACGACGTACGTGATGGACGACGGCGACCCGCCGGACCACTCGTAGGTCCCCTCGCCCGTGCGCCCGAACCCGTCGGTCGACTCGACCCGGACGCCGTCCGGGAGGTCCGCGGTCAGGCTGGCGAGGTTCGACGGGGTCCGGACGACCATGCGGACGCGGACCGCCCCGCCGTCGACCCGCGTGACCTCGTACCGGGCCGCGATTGTCCCGCCGCTCGTCCCGACAGGGGCGAGCGAGGCCGTCTCTGGCGCGGCCGTGCTGAAGCCACTAGCTGTCGACGCGTTCGAGAGCGGGGAGGCCGCCGGGGCAGCGCCGGACGCCGCCACCGGGACGGCCGCCCCGCTGGTCACGAGGAGGAGTACGAGGAGATACGTGGCCGCCGAACGAATCATTGGTCTATCGTATAATCACAGATTCCTGAATGTTTCGGCTATGAACCCGACGCCTTCATACCGCCTCGCCCGGACGGATTGATAGATGGACCAGCGGACGCGCGAGTACCTCCGGGGACGCTTCGGCGACCACTACCGGCGGGGCTCGGTCGACCTGCCGCCCGCCGCCGACGAACGCGAGTGGGGGCACATCCCCTTCACGGCGGGCGAGGGGACGACGATGGTCCGCCACCAGTCGCACCTCGACATCGGGGCGCTCGACGCCTTCCTCGCCAGCGAGCGCCCCCGCCACGTCTACTTCTCCGCGGGCCGGTACGCCGACCCGAGCGCCGGGTCGATGGACGAGAAGGGCTGGCGCGAGTCGGACCTCGTCTTCGACCTCGACGCCGACCATCTGCCGGGGGTCGACCCGGAGGCCGACTCCTACGCGTCGATGCTCGCGACGTGCAAGGACGCCCTCTACGCCCTGCTGGACTTCCTCGAGGACGACTTCGCCTTCGAGGACCTCACCGTCGTCTTCTCGGGCGGACGGGGCTACCACGTCCACGTCCGCGACGAGTCGATACGGGGGCTGGGTCGCGACCAGCGCCGCGAAATCGTCGACTACGTGCGCGGCATCGGCCTGGACGACGTGACCCAACTCACCCGCACCGAGACGGTGTCGGGGATGGGCCTGAAGAACCCCGTCGAGAAGCGCACCCTCCACACCGACGGCGGGTGGGGCCGGCGGGTCCACCGCCGACTGCTCGCCGTCGCCGACGAGGTGCGCGAACTGGACGAGGACGAGGGGGTCGCCCGCCTCCGCGAGTACGACGGCATCGGCGAGAAGGGCGCGACGACGCTCCAGAAGGCGATGACGGACAACTACGACGCGCTGCGAGCGGGCAACCTCGAAGCCGCGGGGCAGTACACCCGGAAGCTCGCGGGGCTGCTGTTCGAGGACGCCATCGCCGAGGAGGGCGCGCCCATCGACGAGCCCGTGACGACGGACATCAACCGGCTCATCCGCCTACCCGGGAGCCTCCACGGAGGGAGCGGCCTCGCGGTGCGCCACATCGAGCGCGACGAACTGGACGACTTCGACCCGCTGGTCGACGCCGTCCCCGAGACGTTCCGCGGGCACGACATCACCGTCGAGACGGACGCGGCGCGGGTGGTCGAACTCGACGGGGAAACGTATAATATCTCGGAGGGAATCAACACCGTGAAGGAGAGCGTGGGCGTCTTCCTGATGGCACGCGGTCACGCGCGGAAGTCCACCGAAGCGGAGTAACCAGTGTACCACACCCAATGAACCTCGACGAACTCCAATCGGTCCAGAGCCGGGAGCGACAGACCGACAGCCTCCAGCAACTCCGCGAGTCGTTCTACGAGGAGGCCGGCCGCTTCATCGCTCAGCTCCGCGAGGAGCGCGAGCGGGCCGCGGAGGCCGCCGAGGACCCCTTCGACGCCCCCGAGGTGCGGCGGCTCACCGACGACATCAAGACCGCAGAGCGCACCGTCGAGGCCATCTACGAGCGCCGTATCGGCAAGCTCGTCAAACAGGCGAGCCTCGACGCCGCGGGCATGGCCGCCGACGCGTCGGGACTCACCACCGAGGAACTGGACGTGTTCGAGCGACTGGTCGACACCATCGAGGCCAACCGCGCGCACGTCCTCGACGAAGTCGTCGCGGGCGACCCCACCGAATCGACGGACCGGTCGTCGGAGGGGACGGCGACGGAGGCGGACGACACCTCGCCGGTCGACTCCGTGGAGGGCGACCCCTCGCGGAAGGCCGGGCGGCCCCCCGAGACGCCGAGCGACGCGAGCGACGTCGGAGCCGACGCCGGGGCGGACCCCTCGGACGAACCGACCACTGAGAGCGTCAGCGCGGCGGACGTGATGGGTGGCGACGTGCCGAGCGACCCCACGGGGTCGGAGGAAGGCACCGACCCGTCCCCCGCCGAGGTACCGCCGGATGCGGGGGCCGACCCGACGGGGCAGGCGGCCCGCGACAGCGAGAGCCGGCAGGTGCCCCCGGACACGCCGTCGGAGACGGACGCCGCACGCGCGCCCACCGCCGCGCCGGAGACGCCCGACGACGGACGGACGCCCGACGTGGAGGGCGATTCGGACGAACCCGACCAACGGGACGCCGTCGAACGGACGACGGTTCGCATCACGCAGGACGTCGGCGAGATTCTCGGCATCGACGAGCGCTCCTACACCCTCGCGAGCGAGGACGTGGTGACGCTCCCGAGCGCCAACGCCGAACCTCTCCTCCAGCGGAACGCCGCCGAACGGCTGGACTGAGCGGCGGACTTCCGCTGGATAGCCCGGGCGCCGCTTTCCGAGCCACCTATTCGACGTATCGGGCGGGACGCGAGAGACCGAACTCGCCGGCCGACTCCGCCACGACACCCTTCTTCGTGTAGATGTCGGGTTTGTAGCACAGTTTGTGGGTCACCCGGTGTTCGTCCCGGAGGTGGTCCCGTACTCGACCGACGTCGTCCCTGTCGAAGTAGTTGGGCGTATAGACCGTCAGAACGTAGTCGTCGTACACCGAGAGCGCCTCGTACCCGAACC
Proteins encoded:
- a CDS encoding helix-turn-helix domain-containing protein — encoded protein: MGDGIHVQLAVDGVETCPAAALSEEVTVESVTTAARTTAGDSVGEATVRGPVADESLPNEVERVFADGDRTVYRFESDGECPCTRLPARGCPVRETRAEDGTLRLSFIVPSVASIRPIVADLRACCECVRVQRLTRSTDGDDRRLVVVDRSAFTERQYEVFRTAHEMGYFDRPRGATATDVAAALDIAVATFGEHLATAQAKLLDQFLDEGTPDDAPREA
- a CDS encoding group I truncated hemoglobin, encoding MAESIYREIGGREAVEAVVDDFYDRVLSDDDLVGYFEGYDMQELRAHQVQFVSSVAGGPADYSGQDMREAHDHLDIAEADFDAVATYLEGALRDNGVGEENVDAIMTEVAALKAPVLDR
- a CDS encoding DUF502 domain-containing protein, which gives rise to MGLDDGDVGTVELRKGMRQRVRDWMVTGAALVIPILVTVVVLAAIVNFVSKTMDPMVNVLATSLGFVKADTQVDRAFVKVAAIVVVFGATLVVGVVANTEPTNGRFADVFHEGMERIPAVGSIYSGFRQMSEVVVESDVDSFQDVKLVEFPTKGSYTIAFVTADTPSNVEQAAGHPDMVTLFMPMAPNPVMGGYVLHVDRSRVVDIDMTVEEGVQSIVTSGVTVNGDQSARELSPERLRSMGLSAGNSGLVGHDGDADATDQVPQQDPGERAE
- a CDS encoding GNAT family N-acetyltransferase codes for the protein MSVNVESRVVAPGHDAYVDEAWDLKERIRTGEGVLKQRRGFFTDAYRRSTVYCYVCEDELVAFAATRRDGYILFLAVTPEYRGSGYGKRLVATVADNHSSVTCHARTTNHNALDFYEHLGFEVKRRVNGYYEDGGDAYYLSLGEAGFRDKLSRFMGF
- the priS gene encoding DNA primase small subunit PriS, producing the protein MDQRTREYLRGRFGDHYRRGSVDLPPAADEREWGHIPFTAGEGTTMVRHQSHLDIGALDAFLASERPRHVYFSAGRYADPSAGSMDEKGWRESDLVFDLDADHLPGVDPEADSYASMLATCKDALYALLDFLEDDFAFEDLTVVFSGGRGYHVHVRDESIRGLGRDQRREIVDYVRGIGLDDVTQLTRTETVSGMGLKNPVEKRTLHTDGGWGRRVHRRLLAVADEVRELDEDEGVARLREYDGIGEKGATTLQKAMTDNYDALRAGNLEAAGQYTRKLAGLLFEDAIAEEGAPIDEPVTTDINRLIRLPGSLHGGSGLAVRHIERDELDDFDPLVDAVPETFRGHDITVETDAARVVELDGETYNISEGINTVKESVGVFLMARGHARKSTEAE
- a CDS encoding DNA replication complex subunit Gins51, producing the protein MNLDELQSVQSRERQTDSLQQLRESFYEEAGRFIAQLREERERAAEAAEDPFDAPEVRRLTDDIKTAERTVEAIYERRIGKLVKQASLDAAGMAADASGLTTEELDVFERLVDTIEANRAHVLDEVVAGDPTESTDRSSEGTATEADDTSPVDSVEGDPSRKAGRPPETPSDASDVGADAGADPSDEPTTESVSAADVMGGDVPSDPTGSEEGTDPSPAEVPPDAGADPTGQAARDSESRQVPPDTPSETDAARAPTAAPETPDDGRTPDVEGDSDEPDQRDAVERTTVRITQDVGEILGIDERSYTLASEDVVTLPSANAEPLLQRNAAERLD